The following proteins are encoded in a genomic region of Chelmon rostratus isolate fCheRos1 chromosome 3, fCheRos1.pri, whole genome shotgun sequence:
- the sgms2a gene encoding phosphatidylcholine:ceramide cholinephosphotransferase 2, which translates to MASQELVDARDSATDNLNPGMEGGAVPSGGKTCPVHTPGGEDAKRGFRKGIGRHNDYVKISVPESKVNRLPMEWWKTAVAFFYAGFNLVLTTVVITIVHERVPPKESSPPLPDKFFDYIDRVKWAFTVTEINGMVLLVIWLIQLFFFRYKSIASRRFFFLIGTLYLYRCVTMYITTLPVPGMHMTCAPKLHGDSQAKIQRILRLVSGGGLSITSSHLLCGDFLYSGHTVMLTLTYLFIKEYSPRSFWWYHLMCWLLSAVGVVCILVAHEHYSVDVVVAYFITSRLFWWYHTMANLQTLKCSPNNYLTNTWWNPLFNFLERNVQTSVPCSYSWPITWPPACLKNPCKKYSMVQSTREE; encoded by the exons ATGGCATCACAGGAGCTTGTGGATGCGAGAGACTCTGCCACTGATAACCTGAACCCGGGAATGGAGGGCGGCGCTGTGCCCAGCGGCGGTAAAACATGCCCCGTCCACACGCCCGGCGGAGAGGACGCGAAGAGAGGCTTTCGGAAAGGCATCGGGAGGCATAATGACTACGTGAAGATCTCTGTGCCAGAGTCCAAGGTCAACCGTCTGCCCATGGAGTGGTGGAAGACGGCGGTCGCGTTCTTTTATGCTGGTTTTAACTTGGTCCTGACCACAGTTGTCATCACTATAGTCCACGAGAGGGTCCCGCCCAAAGAAAGCAGCCCGCCTCTCCCTGATAAGTTCTTTGACTATATTGACAGGGTCAAGTGGGCTTTCACAGTGACGGAGATCAATGGCATGGTGCTGCTGGTCATTTGGCTGATCCAGTTGTTCTTCTTCAGATACAA GTCAATAGCGAGCAGGCGATTCTTCTTCCTCATTGGCACCCTGTACTTGTACCGCTGCGTCACGATGTACATCACCACCCTCCCTGTACCCGGCATGCATATGACTTGCGCTCCTAAG CTCCACGGAGACTCCCAGGCAAAAATCCAGCGAATCCTGCGCCTGGTCTCAGGTGGCGGTCTGTCCATTACAAGCTCCCATCTCTTGTGTGGCGACTTCCTCTACAGCGGACACACTGTGATGCTCACTCTCACCTACCTGTTCATTAAGGAGT ACTCACCGCGGTCGTTTTGGTGGTACCATCTGATGTGCTGGCTGCTGAGCGCCGTGGGCGTGGTGTGCATCTTGGTGGCACATGAGCACTACAGCGTGGATGTGGTCGTGGCCTATTTTATCACCTCCCGCCTGTTCTGGTGGTACCACACCATGGCCAACTTACAG ACTCTGAAATGCTCACCCAACAACTACCTCACCAACACCTGGTGGAATCCGCTGTTCAACTTCCTGGAGAGGAACGTCCAAACCTCGGTGCCATGCTCTTACAGTTGGCCCATCACCTGGCCTCCGGCCTGCCTTAAGAACCCCTGCAAGAAGTACTCCATGGTACAGAGCACACGAGAGGAGTGA
- the LOC121604133 gene encoding cytochrome P450 2U1 — MMAPWLQHLRSCVLSHVNAAALIVFLLVYFLVSFYQKRRRLANIPPGPRSWPIVGNFGGFLLPSFVQRRLGKRSAGSGSNAASVLTEQAAVYGNVYSLFVGSQLVVVLNGYEVVKDALSNHPEVFSDRPGIPAITIMTKRKGIVFAPYGPVWRRQRRFCHATLRNFGLGKLSLEPCILQGLTTVKSELLRLSEESGGAGVDPAPLISSAVSNVICSLILGQRFHHEDHEFRTMLGLMVRGLEICVNSPAVLINVFPLLYHLPFGVFKELRQVEGDITAFLKRIIAEHRETLDPANPRDLADMYLVEMLAQQAAGEEDSSFTEDYLFYIIGDLFIAGTDTTANSVLWILLYMVLHPDVQDKVQAEIDDVVGAHRVPSLTDKGSLPFTEATIMEVQRLTVVVPLAIPHMASQTTEFRGYTIPKGTVVLPNLWSVHRDPTVWDDPDSFNPARFLDHEGKLLRKECFIPFGIGRRVCMGEQLAKMELFLMVTSLLQAFRFRLPEGRPPPPLQGRFGLTLAPCPYTVCVSLRR; from the exons ATGATGGCGCCGTGGCTGCAGCATCTGCGCAGCTGCGTGCTGTCCCACGTAAACGCCGCAGCGCTGATCGTGTTCTTGTTGGTGTATTTTTTAGTTAGTTTCTATCAGAAACGACGGCGGCTCGCCAACATTCCGCCTGGTCCGAGGTCGTGGCCGATAGTCGGCAATTTCGGCGGCTTTCTCCTCCCGTCCTTCGTCCAGAGGAGGCTCGGGAAGCGGTCCGCCGGCAGCGGCTCCAACGCCGCGTCGGTTCTAACGGAACAAGCCGCCGTGTACGGAAACGTCTACAGCCTGTTCGTCGGCAGTCAGCTGGTCGTGGTGCTGAACGGCTACGAGGTGGTGAAGGATGCTCTCTCCAACCATCCCGAGGTGTTCTCCGACAGGCCAGGTATTCCTGCCATCACCATCATGACGAAACGCAAAG GAATAGTGTTCGCACCGTACGGGCCAGTGTGGAGAAGGCAGCGCCGCTTCTGCCACGCCACCCTCCGGAACTTCGGCCTGGGGAAGCTGAGCTTGGAGCCGTGCATCCTGCAGGGCCTGACCACCGTCAAATCAGAGCTGCTGCGACTGAGCGAGGAGTCCGGTGGCGCCGGCGTGGACCCGGCCCCCCTGATCAGCAGCGCCGTGTCAAACGTCATCTGCTCGCTGATCCTGGGTCAGCGCTTCCATCACGAAGACCACGAGTTCCGCACCATGCTGGGCCTGATGGTCCGTGGGCTGGAGATCTGCGTGAACAGCCCCGCGGTCCTCATCAACGTCTTTCCGCTGCTGTACCACCTGCCGTTCGGGGTGTTCAAGGAGCTGCGGCAGGTGGAAGGAGACATCACGGCGTTCCTGAAGAGGATTATCGCGGAGCACCGGGAGACGCTGGACCCTGCGAACCCGAGGGATCTTGCGGACATGTACTTGGTGGAGATGTTGGCTCAGCAggcagctggagaggaggacagcagcttCACGGAGGACTATCTCTTTTATATCATCGGAGATCTCTTCATCGCTGGCACTGACACCACCGCCAACTCCGTTTTGTGGATTCTGCTCTACATGGTCCTGCATCCTGACGTCCAAG ACAAGGTGCAGGCCGAGATCGACGACGTGGTGGGCGCACATCGGGTCCCGTCTTTGACCGATAAGGGAAGTTTGCCTTTTACTGAAGCCACCATCATGGAGGTGCAGAGACTGACTGTAGTGGTGCCTCTGGCTATTCCTCACATGGCCTCCCAGACAACAG AGTTTAGAGGATACACGATTCCCAAAGGAACAGTTGTTTTGCCCAACCTGTGGTCTGTCCATAGAGATCCCACCGTGTGGGATGACCCAGACAGTTTCAACCCTGCACGCTTCCTGGACCACGAGGGAAAGCTGCTCAGGAAGGAGTGCTTTATACCGTTCGGGATTG GTCGCAGGGTGTGCATGGGAGAACAGCTGGCGAAGATGGAGCTGTTCCTGATGGTGACCAGCCTGCTGCAGGCCTTCAGATTCAGACTCCCGGAGGGAaggccccctcctcccctgcagGGACGATTCGGCCTGACGTTGGCCCCCTGCCCATACACCGTGTGTGTGAGTCTTCGCCGATGA
- the hadh gene encoding hydroxyacyl-coenzyme A dehydrogenase, mitochondrial, translating to MAFITHQVCRGFCSSAVRNVVIKQVTIIGGGQMGAGIAQVAAATGHSVTLVDTSDDILKKAVKGIEGSLKRVVKKKFADKPEAGEEFIQKTLQNVSTSTDAGSVAQGSDLVLEAIVENLKIKQDLFGHLDKAAPAHTIFASNTSSLPISDIASATGRLDRFGGLHFFNPVPMMKLVEVVATSATSQETFDSLLNFSKKLGKTPVSCKDTPGFIVNRLLVPYMMEALRLHERGHGSKEDIDIAMKLGAGYPMGPFELADYVGLDTLKFIMDGWSAKEPNNPLFAQSELLNKLVAEGKWGKKTREGFYKSK from the exons ATGGCCTTCATCACCCACCAGGTCTGCAGAGGTTTCTGCTCCTCAGCCGTCAGGAATGTTGTTATTAAGCAGGTAACGATCATCGGAGGCGGGCAGATGGGAGCAGGAATCGCTCAG GTCGCTGCAGCCACTGGCCACTCGGTGACGCTGGTGGACACGAGTGACGACATCCTGAAAAAGGCTGTGAAAGGAATTGAAGGGAGCCTGAAAAGAGTGGTCAAGAAGAAGTTTGCAGACAAGCCAGAG GCGGGTGAAGAGTTCATCCAGAAAACCCTGCAGAACGTGTCGACCTCCACAGATGCCGGATCTGTCGCTCAGGGCTCGGATCTCGTGTTGGAGGCCATTGTGGAAAATCTAAAAATCAAACAGGATCTGTTTGGTCATCTTGACAAGGCCGCGCCAGC ACACACCATCTTTGCCAGCAACACATCCTCTCTGCCCATCTCGGACATCGCCAGCGCCACCGGCCGGCTGGACAGGTTCGGCGGCCTTCACTTCTTCAACCCAGTCCCAATGATGAAGCTTGTAGAG GTCGTCGCAACCTCGGCAACAAGCCAAGAGACGTTCGATTCCCTCCTGAACTTCAGCAAGAAGCTGGGAAAAACACCAGTGTCCTGCAAG GACACTCCAGGATTCATCGTAAACCGCCTGCTGGTCCCGTACATGATGGAGGCCCTCCGGCTGCATGAGAGAG gtCATGGATCCAAAGAGGACATTGACATCGCCATGAAGCTCGGAGCAGGTTATCCCATGGGCCCCTTTGAGCTTGCCGACTACGTAGGATTAGACACCCTGAAGTTCATCATGGATG GCTGGAGTGCGAAGGAACCCAACAACCCCCTCTTTGCTCAGAGTGAACTGCTGAACAAACTGGTTGCAGAAGGGAAATGGGGCAAAAAGACCAGAGAGGGATTCTACAAGTCCAAGTGA